Proteins encoded by one window of Nitrincola iocasae:
- a CDS encoding FKBP-type peptidyl-prolyl cis-trans isomerase, with product MKKIALAVMMAGSVSLAQGVHAQTLTSDEQKLSYSLGVMIGENILIQDFETLDTEAFRQGIDTVYGNQEALMTEEEIMATMQAFQQQQMQAQQAAFAEMAAENLEKGQAYLAENGKKSGVTTTESGLQYEQLEAGEGASPSVSDVVKVHYRGSLIDGTEFDSSYARGEPVSFPLNGVIGGWTEGLQLMKTGEKARLVIPADLAYGANGMGNAIGPNETLVFEVELIEVNPETDN from the coding sequence ATGAAGAAAATTGCACTGGCAGTAATGATGGCCGGTAGCGTCAGTCTGGCGCAGGGTGTGCATGCGCAGACTCTGACATCAGATGAGCAGAAGTTAAGTTATAGTTTGGGTGTCATGATCGGTGAAAATATTCTGATTCAGGACTTTGAAACTCTGGATACCGAGGCATTCCGCCAGGGTATTGATACCGTTTACGGTAATCAGGAAGCCCTGATGACTGAAGAAGAAATCATGGCAACCATGCAGGCATTTCAACAACAGCAAATGCAGGCACAGCAAGCTGCTTTCGCTGAGATGGCTGCAGAAAACCTTGAAAAAGGGCAGGCTTACTTAGCAGAAAATGGCAAAAAATCCGGTGTCACTACAACTGAATCCGGACTGCAGTATGAGCAACTGGAAGCCGGTGAAGGTGCCTCCCCTTCGGTCAGTGATGTGGTAAAAGTACATTACCGTGGAAGTCTGATCGATGGAACCGAGTTTGATAGCTCCTATGCTCGTGGAGAGCCTGTTTCTTTCCCATTGAATGGCGTTATCGGCGGTTGGACTGAAGGCTTGCAGCTGATGAAAACCGGAGAAAAAGCGCGATTGGTCATCCCTGCGGATCTGGCCTACGGTGCTAATGGTATGGGTAATGCCATCGGTCCGAATGAAACGCTGGTATTCGAGGTTGAGCTCATTGAAGTCAATCCAGAGACAGATAATTAA